A DNA window from Camelina sativa cultivar DH55 chromosome 13, Cs, whole genome shotgun sequence contains the following coding sequences:
- the LOC104735094 gene encoding enhancer of rudimentary homolog: MANHNSRHTIILLQNSHSRATRTFMDYDSIGQAMDGICGLYERKLKEINPSLRNISYDIADLYNFIDGLADLSALVYEHSMSAYLPYDRQWIKQKAFHHLKKLANGGR, translated from the exons ATG GCTAATCATAACAGTAGGCACACAATCATCTTGTTGCAAAATTCTCACAGCAGAGCTACCAGGACTTTCATGGACTACGATTCTATAGGCCAAGCTATGGATG GCATTTGCGGCTTATACGAAAGGAAGTTGAAGGAAATTAACCCTTCTCTCAGAAATATTAGCTATGACATTGCTGACCTCTACAATTTTATTGATGGTCTTGCTGACTTGAGCGCTTTGGT CTATGAACACTCGATGAGTGCATATCTGCCATATGACAGGCAATGGATAAAGCAAAAGGCGTTTCACCATCTCAAAAAGCTTGCCAATGGAGGTAGATGA
- the LOC104735097 gene encoding putative methyltransferase DDB_G0268948, whose amino-acid sequence MAGLFDKQADLYLDARPNYPSEWFSKLADLTDHHDLAWDAATGNGQAALAVAEHYERVIATDVSESQLKLATPHPRISYHHTPQSMTDDELVELIGGENSVDLITVAQGVHWFDLPRFYAVATRLLRKPGGIIAVWGYNDVIVSPEFDPIQYRFHATTLPFWKYPYIQHIFDSYEALPFPFESVGMGSEGKPLKLEMPKTTSFEGIMRMFKSWSSIVTAREKGVELLPESLVRELEQAWGGADVIRPVVYKAFMIAGKVRV is encoded by the exons atGGCAGGATTGTTTGACAAACAAGCCGATCTATACCTAGACGCAAGACCTAATTACCCCTCTGAGTGGTTCTCGAAGCTCGCTGATCTCACCGATCACCACGATTTAGCCTGGGATGCCGCCACCGGAAACGGCCAAGCCGCTCTCGCC GTAGCAGAGCACTACGAGAGAGTCATAGCGACGGACGTAAGCGAATCGCAGCTGAAGCTAGCAACGCCGCATCCGAGGATCAGTTATCACCACACGCCACAGTCGATGACCGACGACGAGCTAGTGGAACTAATCGGAGGAGAGAACTCGGTGGATCTAATCACGGTCGCTCAAGGCGTACACTGGTTCGACCTCCCTAGATTCTACGCAGTCGCAACGCGTCTCCTCCGCAAGCCCGGCGGAATCATCGCCGTCTGGGGATACAACGACGTCATAGTGAGTCCAGAGTTCGACCCCATCCAGTATCGTTTCCACGCCACAACGCTGCCGTTTTGGAAGTATCCGTACATCCAGCACATCTTCGATTCGTACGAAGCATTGCCGTTTCCTTTCGAAAGTGTGGGGATGGGATCTGAAGGGAAGCCGTTGAAGCTCGAGATGCCTAAGACGACGTCGTTTGAAGGGATCATGAGGATGTTCAAATCATGGTCGTCTATCGTCACGGCGAGAGAGAAAGGAGTCGAGTTGTTACCGGAGAGCTTAGTGAGAGAGCTTGAGCAAGCATGGGGAGGAGCTGATGTGATTCGTCCCGTCGTTTATAAAGCTTTTATGATCGCAGGAAAAGTTAGAGTTTAA
- the LOC104735100 gene encoding chorismate mutase 2, which yields MARVNESNSGSDVLSLESIRESLIRQEDTIVFSLIERSQFPLNSPAFEDSENSSSLTEFFVREIEVLQAKVGRYENPEENPFFLDNNIPHSVFPTHKYPTVLHPKALSVNINKRIWDVYFKEVLPLFVKPGDDGNYPSTAASDLACLQAISRRIHYGKFVAEVKFRDAPQDYEPAIRAKDREALMKLLTFEKVEEMVKKRVQKKAETFGQEVKCISSDSGDESEKKYKVDPLVVSRIYGEWLIPLTKLVEVEYLLRRLD from the exons ATGGCAAGAGTCAACGAGTCAAACTCGGGTTCCGATGTACTGAGTCTTGAATCGATCAGGGAATCTTTGATTAGGCAAGAAGACACCATAGTCTTCAGCTTGATCGAAAGATCTCAGTTTCCCCTGAATTCCCCTGCTTTCGAGGATTCTGAGAATTCCTCTTCTCTCACCGAGTTTTTCGTCAGAGAGATTGAAGTCCTCCAAGCTAAG GTAGGAAGATATGAAAACCCGGAAGAGAATCCTTTCTTCCTTGACAACAACATTCCTCACTCGGTTTTTCCTACTCACAAATATCCAACG GTTTTGCATCCTAAGGCTTTATCCGTTAACATAAACAAACGCATTTGGGATGTTTACTTTAAAGAAGTGCTTCCTTTGTTCGTCAAACCAGGCGATGATGGAAACTATCCATCAACTGCTGCTAGTGATCTCGCCTGTTTACAA GCTATTTCAAGAAGGATTCACTACGGTAAATTTGTAGCTGAGGTCAAATTCAGAGATGCTCCACAAGATTACGAGCCTGCTATTCGCGCTAAG GATAGAGAGGCTTTAATGAAGCTTTTGACGTTTGAGAAAGTAGAAGAAATGGTTAAAAAGAGAGTCCAAAAGAAAGCAGAAACGTTTGGACAAGAAGTGAAGTGTATCTCTTCTGACTCTGGTGATGAGAGTGAGAAGAAGTATAAAGTGGATCCGTTGGTTGTTTCTCGCATCTATGGCGAATGGCTTATCCCTCTCACTAAGCTCGTTGAGGTTGAGTATCTTCTCCGTCGTCTCGATTGA
- the LOC104735096 gene encoding transmembrane 9 superfamily member 8, with amino-acid sequence MAMELLRRSSSRISESSGSAIALILLLFIHGAHSFYLPGVAPQDFEKGDELKVKVNKLTSIKTQLPYSYYSLPFIRPKKIVDSTENLGEVLRGDRIENAPYTFKMREAQMCNILGRVTLDAKTAKAFKEKIDDEYRVNMILDNLPLVVPIERVDQGSPSVVYQLGYHVGLKGQYEGSKEQKFFMHNHLSFTVRYHRDVQTDAARIVGFEVKPYSVKHEYEGEWSEKTRLTTCDPHTKRLVVSSATPQEVEQKKEIIFTYDVDFQESEVKWASRWDSYLLMSDNQIHWFSIVNSLMIVLFLSGMVAMIMLRTLYRDISRYNELETQEEAQEETGWKLVHGDVFRLPTNSDLLCVYVGTGVQCLGMVFVTMIFAMLGFLSPSNRGGLMTAMLLLWVFMGLFAGYASSRLYKMFKGTEWKRIAFRTAFLFPAVVSAIFFVLNALIWGQKSSGAVPFGTMFALIFLWFGISVPLVFVGGYIGFKKPAVDDPVKTNKIPRQIPEQAWYMNPVFSILIGGILPFGAVFIELFFILTSIWLNQFYYIFGFLFLVFVILIVTCAEITIVLCYFQLCSEDYLWWWRSYLTSGSSALYLFLYATFYFFTKLQITKLVSAMLYFGYMLIASYAFFVLTGTIGFYACLWFTRLIYSSVKID; translated from the exons ATGGCTATGGAGTTATTAAGAAGGAGCAGTAGCAGGATATCGGAATCTTCTGGATCCGCGATCGCCTTGATTCTCCTGCTCTTCATCCATGGCGCTCACTCTTTCTATCTCCCTGGTGTTGCTCCTCAGGATTTCGAGAAg GGTGATGAGCTGAAGGTGAAAGTGAATAAATTAACTTCAATAAAGACTCAGCTTCCATACTCGTATTACTCCCTTCCTTTTATTCGCCCTAAGAAGATAGTGGACAGTACTGAGAATCTTGGAGAAGTGCTTCGGGGTGACCGCATAGAAAATGCCCCATATACG TTTAAAATGCGGGAGGCACAAATGTGCAATATTCTCGGCCGAGTCACTCTTGATGCGAAGACAGCAAAAGCGTTTAAAGAAAAGATTGATGATGAGTACCGAGTCAACAT GATCCTCGACAACCTTCCTCTGGTGGTTCCAATTGAAAGAGTGGACCAGGGTTCTCCCTCTGTTGTTTATCAGCTCGGTTATCATGTTGGTCTTAAAGGCCAGTACGAGGGG AGCAAAGAGCAGAAGTTCTTTATGCACAATCACTTGTCATTTACAGTCCGCTATCACAGAGATGTGCAAACTGATGCTGCAAGAATCGTGGGATTTGAGGTCAAACCTTACAG TGTGAAGCATGAGTATGAGGGAGAGTGGAGTGAGAAGACCCGTCTCACGACCTGTGATCCTCACACAAAACGTCTGGTTGTTAGCTCGGCTACCCCTCAAGAAGTTGAACAAAAGAAGGAGATTATCTTCACATATGATGTCGATTTCCAG GAAAGTGAAGTGAAGTGGGCATCTAGATGGGATTCTTATCTTCTGATGAGTGATAACCAAATTCACTGGTTCTCTATCGTCAATTCTCTGATGATCGTCCTGTTCCTGTCTGGTATGGTGGCGATGATAATGCTGAGGACCCTGTACCGTGACATTTCACGATACAACGAGTTAGAGActcaagaagaagctcaagaagagaCAGGATGGAAGCTCGTTCATGGTGATGTTTTCAGGCTTCCAACCAATTCAGATCTGCTCTGCGTCTACGTTGGTACAGGGGTCCAATGTTTAGGCATGGTATTTGTCACAATGATCTTTGCCATGCTCGGGTTTCTCTCTCCTTCCAATCGGGGTGGTCTGATGACTGCAATGCTCCTGCTCTGGGTCTTCATGGGTCTCTTCGCTGGTTACGCCTCTTCACGTCTCTACAAAATGTTCAAAGGAACGGAGTGGAAGAGAATCGCCTTCAGAACAGCCTTTTTGTTCCCTGCAGTTGTCTCAGCCATCTTCTTTGTCCTAAACGCTCTCATCTGGGGACAGAAGTCATCGGGGGCTGTGCCCTTTGGGACAATGTTCGCCTTGATCTTCCTCTGGTTTGGCATCTCAGTTCCTCTCGTCTTTGTTGGGGGTTACATCGGGTTCAAGAAGCCAGCGGTTGATGACCCAgtgaaaaccaacaaaatcccgAGGCAAATCCCAGAGCAAGCTTGGTACATGAACCCGGTATTCTCAATCCTCATTGGAGGAATCCTACCGTTTGGTGCAGTGTTCATCGAGCTCTTCTTCATCCTTACATCCATCTGGCTTAACCAGTTCTACTACATCTTCGGGTTCCTCTTCCTCGTCTTTGTAATCCTCATAGTTACTTGCGCCGAGATAACCATAGTACTGTGCTACTTCCAGCTTTGCAGTGAGGACTACCTATGGTGGTGGAGATCTTACTTGACATCAGGCTCATCAGCTCTTTATCTCTTCCTCTACGCGACGTTCTACTTTTTCACAAAGCTTCAGATCACCAAACTGGTGTCGGCGATGCTTTACTTTGGGTACATGCTCATCGCTTCTTACGCATTTTTTGTGCTCACAGGAACAATTGGTTTCTACGCTTGTCTCTGGTTCACAAGGCTCATCTATTCATCTGTTAAGATCGATTAG
- the LOC104735095 gene encoding probable folate-biopterin transporter 6, whose translation METLETEKFFSDGKPLLKPISDHSGVVSVLLQPYQWLQMLCSRLNLSFVLGVVLVYGVNQGFSGSIFKVVTDYYWKDVQQVQPSVVQLYVGLYYIPWVMRPIWGLFTDVFPIKGYKRKPYFVVSGVLGLVSAIAVVALGKLPAALALSCLLGVSAAMAIADVVIDACIATNSINIRSLAPDIQSLCMVCSSAGALVGYATSGVFVHRLGPQGALGVLAFSPATIVILGFFIYEKKNSTVPMQKNKKDTDGLGVAVKGMYKTIKYPEVWKPSLYMFISLALNISTHEGHFYWYTDPTAGPAFSQEFVGIIYAIGALASMFGVLIYHKKLKDYSFRNILFFAQLLYFSSGMLDLMFIKRWNLTLGIPDSFFVITEESLSRMISKIRWIPMVVLSTRLCPLGIEGTFFAFLMCIDSFGQLASKWGGGFVLHAFGVTRHEFGNLWLVILIRNLLRLFTVCFVFLVPDSDHLDDLVPSDGLPKNESEDDDDDIKLLLL comes from the exons ATGGAAACACTAGAAACTGAGAAATTCTTCTCAGACGGAAAACCTCTGCTAAAACCCATTTCAGATCATTCTGGTGTCGTCTCAGTTCTGCTTCAGCCCTACCAATGGCTACAAATGCTGTGCTCTAGGCTGAACCTCAGCTTTGTTCTTGGTGTGGTCCTTGTGTACGGCGTAAACCAAGGGTTCTCCGGTTCGATATTCAAAGTCGTCACAGACTATTATTGGAAAGATGTCCAGCAAGTACAGCCATCGGTTGTGCAGCTTTACGTGGGGTTATATTACATTCCATGGGTCATGAGACCCATTTGGGGTCTCTTCACTGATGTTTTCCCGATCAAAGGTTACAAAAGAAAGCCTTATTTTGTAGTTTCTGGTGTTCTTGGTTTGGTATCTGCGATTGCAGTAGTTGCCCTTGGTAAGTTGCCCGCTGCTTTGGCTTTGAGCTGCCTCTTAGGTGTATCTGCAGCTATGGCCATTGCAGACGTGGTGATTGACGCGTGTATCGCAACAAACAGCATCAATATCCGATCTTTGGCTCCTGATATACAGAGCCTTTGCATGGTTTGTTCATCTGCTGGCGCTTTGGTTGGATACGCAACTAGTGGAGTCTTTGTTCATCGGCTTGGACCTCAG GGAGCATTAGGGGTATTAGCATTTTCGCCTGCAACTATTGTCATACTCGGGTTTTTCATCTATGAGAAAAAGAATTCTACTGTTCCTATGCAGAAAAACAAGAAG GACACAGATGGCTTAGGAGTAGCGGTGAAGGGAATGTATAAAACAATAAAGTACCCTGAAGTGTGGAAGCCATCACTTTACATGTTCATATCGTTAGCTCTCAACATCAGCACTCATGAAGGCCACTTCTACTGGTACACTGATCCTACAGCTGGGCCCGCCTTTTCCCAG GAGTTTGTGGGGATAATCTACGCGATCGGAGCATTGGCATCGATGTTTGGAGTTCTTATATACCACAAGAAGCTCAAAGACTATTCCTTTAGGAACATACTCTTCTTCGCACAACTTCTATACTTCTCATCAGGAATGCTTGATCTCATGTTCATCAAACGCTGGAACTTAACACTCGGGATACCAGATTCCTTCTTTGTGATAACCGAAGAATCTTTGTCGAGGATGATAAGTAAGATCAGGTGGATCCCGATGGTGGTTCTCAGCACAAGGCTTTGTCCTCTGGGAATCGAAGGCACCTTCTTTGCTTTCCTCATGTGCATTGATAGTTTTGGACAGCTTGCATCTAAATGGGGTGGAGGGTTTGTTCTTCACGCTTTTGGTGTCACGAGACACGAGTTTGGGAATCTCTGGCTGGTGATTCTTATAAGGAATCTCTTGAGACTCTTTACCGTGTGTTTCGTTTTCCTCGTTCCAGATTCCGATCATCTGGATGATCTTGTGCCGTCTGATGGGTTGCCAAAGAAcgaatcagaagatgatgatgatgatatcaaaCTTCTCCTTCTGTAA
- the LOC104737926 gene encoding uncharacterized protein LOC104737926, with translation MSLLLNQPSKVWLRKHTLVRSSPLASSGFSTTLLQSPPCFVAGPDPYGNLKYDTTIERRSANRSELELVKKLPVKSVFNDAMVVVGSSHGWALNKGDGSLRLQDDLIPVASVTDPKRIPLPPFVTLPQCQTQIITNVSMSSSSPGDEDCVVAVKFLGPQISFCRPAHSNSEWINIRISNPCFSSSRVMFSEKHNKFCMPGSGGHLIGSWYLGKHNDDPKLQTVHFKKLPKLNKAKRKLLHSCYTSEYLVESRFTGETFMVKCYKKTAKIVDGIAKMETKALMVFKLDEEGNAVYNEDIRDLIMFLSHSEPFCVPASYLPLQIDNSVVAILDVDELALVNMHEDFFIDNEIDRKIMSPYFIPPQFI, from the coding sequence ATGTCTCTGCTTCTCAACCAACCCTCCAAGGTCTGGCTTAGGAAACACACGTTGGTAAGATCCTCTCCTCTTGCCTCTAGTGGTTTTTCAACAACTTTGCTGCAATCCCCTCCTTGTTTCGTCGCCGGCCCTGATCCTTATGGAAACCTCAAATATGACACTACTATTGAGAGGAGGAGTGCCAACAGGAGTGAGTTGGAGTTGGTAAAAAAGTTGCCTGTGAAATCGGTTTTCAATGATGCAATGGTAGTGGTCGGGTCATCTCATGGCTGGGCTCTGAACAAGGGCGATGGAAGTCTGCGTCTCCAAGATGATCTAATCCCGGTTGCATCGGTTACGGACCCAAAACGAATCCCTCTGCCTCCTTTTGTCACTCTGCCTCAATGCCAAACCCAAATTATCACCAACGTGTCCATGTCCTCATCTTCTCCAGGGGATGAGGATTGTGTCGTGGCTGTCAAGTTCTTGGGACCTCAAATCAGCTTTTGCAGACCGGCTCATAGCAACTCTGAGTGGATCAACATCAGAATCTCAAACCCCTGCTTCTCCTCCTCCCGTGTTATGTTTTCCGAGAAACATAACAAGTTTTGTATGCCCGGATCTGGAGGCCATCTTATTGGATCATGGTATCTCGGCAAACACAACGACGATCCCAAGCTGCAGACTGTGCACTTCAAAAAACTTCCCAAACTGAATAAGGCCAAACGCAAGCTTTTGCATTCTTGCTACACGAGCGAATATTTGGTGGAGTCACGATTCACAGGCGAAACTTTCATGGTCAAGTGCTACAAGAAGACCGCCAAGATCGTCGACGGTATTGcgaaaatggaaacaaaagcTTTAATGGTGTTCAAGCTAGACGAGGAAGGAAACGCTGTTTACAATGAAGACATCAGAGATCTCATCATGTTCCTCTCACATTCCGAACCTTTTTGTGTCCCTGCTAGCTACTTACCCCTCCAGATCGATAACAGCGTTGTCGCAATCTTGGATGTTGACGAATTGGCATTAGTCAACATGCATGAAGACTTCTTCATCGACAATGAAATAGATAGAAAAATCATGTCCCCTTACTTTATTCCACCTCAGTTTATATAG
- the LOC104735091 gene encoding ubiquitin carboxyl-terminal hydrolase 22 isoform X2 — MSVKSGADVVAVRSNKKRRLDSQLIIGSKFLVSPRDRREKWSFPLGLRGLNNLGSTCFMNAVLQALVHAPPLRNFWLSGQHNRDLCPRRTMGLLCLPCDLDVIFAAMFSGDRTPYSPAHLLHSWWQHSTNLATYEQQDSHEFFISLLDRIHENEGKSKCLYQDHEECQCITHKAFSGLLRSDVTCTTCGSTSTTYDPFIDISLTLDSANGFSPADCRKNRYNGGPSVNATMPTLSGCLDFFTRSEKLGPDQKLNCQSCGEKRESSKQMSIRRLPLLLCLHVKRFEHSLTRKTSRKIDSYLQYPFRLNMSPYLSSSIIGKRFGNRMFAFDGEGEYDSSSSSPPSAEFEIFAVVTHSGMLESGHYVTYLRLKGLWYKCDDSWINEVEEEVVRGCECYMLFYAQEKVIQKAHKELSYQVISMAEAFPFANC, encoded by the exons ATGTCTGTTAAATCCGGGGCTGATGTTGTTGCGGTTAGATCCAACAAGAAGAGGAGGTTGGACTCTCAGTTGATTATAGGATCCAAGTTTTTGGTCTCACCTCGAGATCGAAGGGAGAAATGGTCGTTTCCTTTGGGGCTAAGAGGTTTGAATAATCTTGGAAGCACTTGTTTCATGAATGCTGTGTTGCAAGCACTTGTTCATGCTCCTCCTTTGAGAAACTTTTGGTTAAGTGGTCAGCACAACCGTGATCTTTGTCCGAGAAGAACAATGGGTTTGTTGTGTTTGCCCTGTGATCTTGATGTTATTTTCGCTGCTATGTTTTCGGGTGATAGGACTCCATATAGCCCAGCTCATTTGCTTCACAG TTGGTGGCAGCACTCAACAAATCTAGCAACATATGAGCAGCAGGATTCTCACGAGTTCTTCATTTCGCTATTGGACCGTATCCATGAGAACGAAGGAAAGTCGAAGTGTTTGTATCAAG ATCATGAGGAGTGTCAGTGTATCACTCACAAGGCATTCTCTGGTCTATTAAGATCAGATGTCACATGCACAACGTGCGGATCCACATCAACAACATATGACCCATTTATCGACATTTCACTTACTTTAGATTCGGCGAATGGGTTCTCTCCCGCTGATTGCAGAAAGAACAGATATAATGGTGGGCCAAGCGTGAATGCAACCATGCCAACTCTCTCGGGTTGCTTAGATTTCTTCACAAGGTCAGAAAAACTTGGTCCGGACCAGAAACTAAACTGCCAAAGCTGTGGAGAAAAGCGAGAATCTTCAAAACAAATGTCCATAAGAAGACTTCCTCTGCTACTTTGCTTGCACGTAAAGCGTTTTGAACATTCTCTTACCCGTAAAACCTCAAGAAAAATTGATAGTTACTTGCAGTATCCGTTCCGCCTAAACATGTCACCTTACCTCTCTTCATCCATCATTGGAAAGCGGTTTGGGAACAGGATGTTTGCCTTTGATGGAGAAGGCGAATATGACAGTTCATCATCTTCACCTCCATCAGCGGAATTTGAGATATTTGCGGTTGTAACTCACTCAGGGATGTTGGAATCGGGTCACTATGTGACCTACCTTAGGCTGAAAGGGTTGTGGTATAAATGTGATGATTCATGGATCAatgaggttgaagaagaagtggtGAGAGGATGCGAGTGTTATATGTTGTTCTATGCACAAGAGAAAGTGATTCAAAAGGCTCATAAGGAGTTGAGTTATCAAGTTATCTCCATGGCTGAAGCATTTCCCTTTGCTAATTGCTGA
- the LOC104735098 gene encoding CBS domain-containing protein CBSX3, mitochondrial, which produces MQAVVRSFVSGGNVVKGSMLQHLRVINPAIQPSVFVGSRYESTKPARMEETGFESTTISDVMKAKGKSADGSWLWCTTDDTVYDAVKSMTQHNVGALVVVKPGEQQALAGIITERDYLRKIIVQGRSSKSTKVGDIMTEENKLITVTPETKVLRAMQLMTDNRIRHIPVIQDKGMIGMVSIGDVVRAVVSEHREELQRLNAFIQGGY; this is translated from the exons ATGCAAGCTGTGGTTAGATCCTTCGTCTCTGGTGGAAATGTTGTGAAAGGTTCTATGCTGCAACATCTCCGTGTGATTAACCCGGCTATTCAGCCTTCTGTGTTTGTTGGTTCACGCTATGAATCAACTAAACCTGCTCGTATGGAGGAAACTGGATTCGAGAGTACGACTATTTCTGATGTCATGAAAGCCAAAGGCAAAAGTGCTGATGGATCTTGGCTTTGGTGTACTACTGATGACACTGTTTATGATGCTGTTAAATCC ATGACACAACACAATGTTGGTGCATTGGTGGTTGTGAAACCTGGTGAGCAACAAGCTCTTGCTGGGATCATTACTGAGAGAG ATTACCTAAGGAAGATCATAGTGCAAGGAAGATCTtccaaatcaacaaaagttggAGACATTATGACTGAAGAG AATAAGCTTATCACCGTGACACCGGAGACCAAGGTCTTGCGAGCTATGCAACTGATGACAG ATAACCGAATCAGGCATATTCCGGTAATCCAAGACAAGGGCATGATCGGAATGGTGTCCATAGGAGATGTGGTCCGGGCAGTGGTGAGTGAGCATCGAGAGGAGCTTCAGCGCCTAAATGCGTTTATTCAGGGAGGTTACTAG
- the LOC104735091 gene encoding ubiquitin carboxyl-terminal hydrolase 22 isoform X1, producing MSARISFLKNPDPCNHLSGYKLRYGTDGYKSFQSLFSCFNDGRIKIKLREIEIPRCSYCSVYQKRLYICLFCRSISCSSHILLHTQLNKGHDIAIDVERSELYCCACIDQVYDPEFDEIVVSKQLVGLGMSVKSGADVVAVRSNKKRRLDSQLIIGSKFLVSPRDRREKWSFPLGLRGLNNLGSTCFMNAVLQALVHAPPLRNFWLSGQHNRDLCPRRTMGLLCLPCDLDVIFAAMFSGDRTPYSPAHLLHSWWQHSTNLATYEQQDSHEFFISLLDRIHENEGKSKCLYQDHEECQCITHKAFSGLLRSDVTCTTCGSTSTTYDPFIDISLTLDSANGFSPADCRKNRYNGGPSVNATMPTLSGCLDFFTRSEKLGPDQKLNCQSCGEKRESSKQMSIRRLPLLLCLHVKRFEHSLTRKTSRKIDSYLQYPFRLNMSPYLSSSIIGKRFGNRMFAFDGEGEYDSSSSSPPSAEFEIFAVVTHSGMLESGHYVTYLRLKGLWYKCDDSWINEVEEEVVRGCECYMLFYAQEKVIQKAHKELSYQVISMAEAFPFANC from the exons ATGTCCGCGAGGATTTCATTTCTGAAAAATCCCGATCCTTGCAATCACTTATCTGGTTATAAGCTTAGATATGGTACTGATGGTTACAAATCCTTTCAGAGCTTGTTCAGTTGCTTCAACGATGGAAGGATTAAGATCAAACTGCGAGAAATCGAGATACCCAGATGCAGTTATTGTTCGGTTTATCAAAAGAGACTCTACATCTGTTTGTTCTGTCGTTCGATTTCTTGTTCAAGTCATATCCTTTTGCATACCCAGTTGAATAAAGGCCATGATATCGCCATTGATGTTGAAAGATCTGAGCTTTATTGCTGCGCTTGCATAGATCAAGTGTATGATCCTGAGTTCGACGAGATTGTTGTCTCTAAGCAGCTTGTTGGGTTGGGTATGTCTGTTAAATCCGGGGCTGATGTTGTTGCGGTTAGATCCAACAAGAAGAGGAGGTTGGACTCTCAGTTGATTATAGGATCCAAGTTTTTGGTCTCACCTCGAGATCGAAGGGAGAAATGGTCGTTTCCTTTGGGGCTAAGAGGTTTGAATAATCTTGGAAGCACTTGTTTCATGAATGCTGTGTTGCAAGCACTTGTTCATGCTCCTCCTTTGAGAAACTTTTGGTTAAGTGGTCAGCACAACCGTGATCTTTGTCCGAGAAGAACAATGGGTTTGTTGTGTTTGCCCTGTGATCTTGATGTTATTTTCGCTGCTATGTTTTCGGGTGATAGGACTCCATATAGCCCAGCTCATTTGCTTCACAG TTGGTGGCAGCACTCAACAAATCTAGCAACATATGAGCAGCAGGATTCTCACGAGTTCTTCATTTCGCTATTGGACCGTATCCATGAGAACGAAGGAAAGTCGAAGTGTTTGTATCAAG ATCATGAGGAGTGTCAGTGTATCACTCACAAGGCATTCTCTGGTCTATTAAGATCAGATGTCACATGCACAACGTGCGGATCCACATCAACAACATATGACCCATTTATCGACATTTCACTTACTTTAGATTCGGCGAATGGGTTCTCTCCCGCTGATTGCAGAAAGAACAGATATAATGGTGGGCCAAGCGTGAATGCAACCATGCCAACTCTCTCGGGTTGCTTAGATTTCTTCACAAGGTCAGAAAAACTTGGTCCGGACCAGAAACTAAACTGCCAAAGCTGTGGAGAAAAGCGAGAATCTTCAAAACAAATGTCCATAAGAAGACTTCCTCTGCTACTTTGCTTGCACGTAAAGCGTTTTGAACATTCTCTTACCCGTAAAACCTCAAGAAAAATTGATAGTTACTTGCAGTATCCGTTCCGCCTAAACATGTCACCTTACCTCTCTTCATCCATCATTGGAAAGCGGTTTGGGAACAGGATGTTTGCCTTTGATGGAGAAGGCGAATATGACAGTTCATCATCTTCACCTCCATCAGCGGAATTTGAGATATTTGCGGTTGTAACTCACTCAGGGATGTTGGAATCGGGTCACTATGTGACCTACCTTAGGCTGAAAGGGTTGTGGTATAAATGTGATGATTCATGGATCAatgaggttgaagaagaagtggtGAGAGGATGCGAGTGTTATATGTTGTTCTATGCACAAGAGAAAGTGATTCAAAAGGCTCATAAGGAGTTGAGTTATCAAGTTATCTCCATGGCTGAAGCATTTCCCTTTGCTAATTGCTGA